Genomic DNA from Novipirellula galeiformis:
TCGCGTGTTGCTGAATTTCGAAGCGCAAGCCGAAGGGATCCAGCCGGACCAAGTGCTCTTGGACGTGCTCGAAAAAGTCCCCGAAAAAGCCGACTGAGACTCGCTCCATGAGCGTCCTGGCCTGCCTCCCCTTCCTTCCTTTCCCACCCCTGCCACCTTTCTACCCATCAAGAGCGGATTCGATGAACAAACGATTTGTTGATTTGGTTTCCCTAACCACCTTATTGCTGTGTTTGGGTGTTTCCATTGGTCATGCCGAAGACAAAACCGACAAAAAAGCAGACGCCCCTGAGGTTTGGGTGACATCGATCGCGCCGCTTACCGGCGACACGTATGTTGCCGCAACCGCAGATGGATTGCTGCTTCGCGATGCCTCGGTGAAATCGTTTACGATCGCAGCCCCGCAAACGATGACCGATTTGTACACTCACCCGGCAGCAGTTTGGTGCGTCGATGCGACTGCCGATGGCAGCGTGGTCGCGAGTGTCGATTATCGCGGCAATCTCGTAATTTATGACGTCGCGTCAAAGCAACCGACGACTCACGAGAAAGCGCTTGAGCGTTGGTGCCAAGCGATGCAGTTTGCTCCCGACGATAAAACCATTGTTGCCGGCAACGAAACAGGAAAGATCTTGGTCTGGGATCGGGGCGAAAACAAGGTCACCAAGTCGCTTGAACTCGATGGTCAAGCTGTGACCGCGATCAGCTTCTCAGGCGACGGAAAACAGATTGCCGCCGCCGACGGGGGCGGGCATGTCCATTTGATTGAGTGGCCCGAATTGAAAGCGGCTGGCAAAATCAAAGTCAGCGATGCCCCCGTTTGGAGCGTCGCTTACGCCGCTGGAAAACTGATGATCGGCAGCGGTGATCGCAACTTGTATCGCTGTGAGCCCAAAGCCGATGCGAAGCCAGAACGGATGACGCGTGCCAGTGATTGGGTCACCCAATTTGTGGTCTCCAAGACCGGAAAAGTAGCGGCGGCGGAACTGGGCGGCAAACTCTACTTTCCGATGCTTAACGAAACGTACGACGTCGGTTCGGATGTCACCCCCGTGAAGAGCGGCGTATGGGCGCTGTGCTTCCATGACGACAAAACGTTGCTGGTGGGCACTCGCAAAGACGGTGTCGTGGCGGTCAAAGAATCCGAGGGCTGGAGCAAGCCATTGCCGCCAGTGGTCGACCCCAAACCTGAAGAGGAAGTGAAGCCAGAACCCACCGCCGAAGAAAAGGAAAAGATGGCAGCGACTGAGAAGGCCGCTGCCGAGAAGGCGGCTGCGGAAAAGGCGGCTGCCGAGAAGATGGCCGCGGAGAAAGCAGCTGCTGCTAAAAAGGCCGCGGCGGAGAAGATGGCTGCTGAGAAAGCCGCTGCTGAGAAAGCCGCTGCTGAGAAAGCCGCTGCTGAGAAAGCCGCTGCTGAGAAAGCCGCTGCCGAAAAAGCCGCTGCCGAAAAAGCCGCTGCCGAGAAAGCCGCTGCCGAGAAAGCCGCTGCCGAGAAAGCCGCTGCTGAGAAGGCCGCTGCGGAAGAACCAGCAAAGGAGTAGCCCTTATCGCATCCCCATTCCCCCTGACGACGTGACGTCTCGGACAGCGTGGGAAAAATCTTCGACTGACGGGCGATATTGGATCCGCGGTTCGGCGTCTGCCGGGCCGCTTTGGATCACCGAATCTCAATAAGGGGATCGGCCGCTAGCAGCCTACGTGACTCCCTTGTTGTCGTCGAAGGTGGTTTGGTAGCGTATCGGCATGGGTGACTCGCTCTTTCGCTCGGTTTTCTGCCTTTCCGCTGCTGGCACGCGCGCCCTATCGCTCAAAGTAGATATGATTGTCGATAGAGCGGGCGTCCTTAAACACTTATCCAAACCTCGTCATTTACTCCCCGGCGTCCGGCCCTGCAGGAAGGTAAGAGGCGAGCGACCGCGGGGCGGATCGTGCTAGGGCGGTCACGAGGGCAGGGCCTTGGCTGCGACTCAACCACTTGCCTCCTCCCTCCGTCTGCCCCCCCTCCCCAGAATAATCGCCCACCGAATCAAGCCCTTAAACACCATGTCAAACGCTCCCCCAGAGACCGCCACCGCGAAACCAGAAACCCCAGGGCGGCTTGAATACGTCGTCCGTTGCGGTTCGATGCGAATACTGGGCGTGATGGCGGCCAAACAACCGTTTCGCTACGGTGATCAAGTCGTCGTGCGTACGTCGCGCGGGACCGAGATTGGCACGGTGCTTTGCGAAGCGACTCCGGCAGCGGTCGACCATATTGAAGAGCCAACCGAAGGTTCGATCGTGCGCGCCCTGACGGCGGACGATCAAAACCAATGGAAACACCTCGAATCGAAGGCACGCGAGGACATTGCCGCATGCCAAACGCTCGCCTCGAAGTTGAATTTGCAAATGGACGTCGTCGATGCCGAGCGTATTCTTGGCGGCGAACGGATGGTCGTCTATTACTTGGCCGAGCAACGGATCGACTTTCGACAACTGGTTCGAGACTTAGCCAGTCATTTTCAAACGCGGATCGAAATGCGTCAGATTGGGGTTCGCGACGAGGCAAAGTTGTTGGCCGATTACGGTGACTGTGGGCAACCGATTTGTTGTGCCAACCATCTCAGCAAAATGCCTCCGGTTTCGATGCGGATGGCCAAGTTACAGAAAGCGACATTGGACCCCACCAAGATCTCGGGACGCTGTGGTCGCTTGAAATGTTGCCTGCGTTACGAGTTCGATACTTACGAGGAGTTGGCTGCCGAATTGCCGCCAATCGGAAGTCAGATTTTGACCCGTGACGGAAGTGCGATGGTACTGGGGCAAGACATTTTGTCACAACAATTGGCGATCAAGACCGAAGATGGCCGCCGCATCATGCTCTCCGGATCCGACGTGATCTCGATCACCAAGCGGGGTACGAATGAAAAGAAACCCCACACCAAAAAGAAAAAGAAGAAGAAGTGATCTCCACGGCCCCTTCGCTCTCGACCTAGTGGGCACCGTAAGCGCGTCCGAACGAGGACGACTCGGGGGATCGGTGAACGGCGAGGCACCGCCGAAGCGACGCTCTGGAAGGGTCACATCATGATGGCCCAGAACATTGACGCAGGAGCCGATTCCATCTACCTTGATCCCCAACTCGCTCGGCGATTGAACAAAGAATCGCTTTTGTTGACGAGGATTTATTGAGTCTTACACGCGTTCACGATAAGCTTTCGCTCGGAAGCTTCATCCGCCACTTTTCGAATTTTCACCGGGACTACGAAATGCTTTCTTTGAATTCCTCGCTACTGTTGGGGCGTCGCGGTGGCGGGCTTGGCGGCATGGTCGGTTGGTTCATCCGAATTGTGATCTATGACATCTGCATCACCGGCATCTCGGATGTTTTCGGTGTTTCGCGGATGGTCGCGTTGTTCATCTTTCTAGGGATCCTGGGTTTGATCTCGCTGGGCGGCTACTTGCTTCGTAACAAGTACGCGACCGGCGCGGCAGACGACTTTTGATTTCCCTGATTCGAAACGCAGGCGGTTCGTCTTTTCCAATTTTTTGTTGAAGCCTCTGAAACACGAGCGTTCAGATCGCTCCTCCAAAGCCCATGGAATTTTGTGTAAAGCACGCCCCGGTTTGTTCGACGCTCGAGTTCTCGTTGTCGCAGGACGAATACGTCGTCGCACAACCCAATAGCATGTTGACGATGACCGCGGGGATCGTGATTTCAGCGCATGCCGGACGCTTAGAGTCTCCCGCGGCGTTGAGTTCCCCCGCGGGTGAACGAGCAATCGCATCGTCATCGCCATCGCCACGCGGCCGCAGCTCGTGGTTGGGCGGTTTCAAAAGCATGCTTGGCGGCGAGAGTTTCTTTACCGCGGAGTTCCGTGCCAAGTCGGACGAGCAAACCGTCGTACTAGCACCGGAAAGCTACGGCGACATCGTGGCCTTGGATTTGCAACCTGATACAGGCTATTTTCTGACCCGTGGTTCGTACTTAGCCAACGTCGGCTCGACCAATGTGCGGGTCAAGTACGGTGGGTTGAAGGGCATGATGAGCAAAAAAGGTTTGTTCTTGATGCACGCGACTGGGCATGGAACCGTGTTCTGCCATTCCTACGGTGCGATTGTGCATCACAGGCTTTCTGCGAACGAAACCTTGCTCGTTGACAATCGGTTCATGGTCGCGTTTTCCGACACCGTCCAATATCGCCTCGTCAAAGCGTCGGACTCATTAAAGGATTCGCTGATGTCTGGCGAAGGTTTGATCAACCACTATAGCGGCCCCGGTGACATCTATTACCAGACACGCGGCAAACCGAGTGGCGGATTCTTGACAACTCTGATCGACGTGGCCTTTTGACATGAATCGGCAAGCGGTACCTAAACGCGACGCATTGCTCGGCCAGCTGCGTCGAGCAAACCAATACACCGCGGTGTGGGTCGCGATGCGAGTGATCGCCATCGTCGGACTGCTCGCCTTCATTCGTTGGGACCAAGTCTTCTTTGCACCGATTGTCTCGGTCACCGCGTGCCTTATCATCGTGGGTCCGTTCGCGATGGAGTTGCTGAGAACTTGGGGGCAACGCAAAAAGCGGCTCGAAGACATCAAGGATTCAACCCGCTTTGGTGATCTCGACAAATACAAGCTGCAAACACTTTATCGCGAAACGCTGCAACGGCTGAAGTTGCCTGACGAACGATTGCCCGTCTACGTGACCAACGACAAATCACTCAACGCCGGTGCGGTCCGATTGGGCCGATTGTTTGGTCGACTCAACGGAATCTACCTCCATCGCCAAGTGCTCCACAAACTTCGCGGCGACGAGGTGCAAGCGATCATGGGGCACGAACTTGGTCACTACTATCGCTTCTATTTGGCGGACCAGCGGTTTCGGCTTTTGACGTTGTTACTCGGTGCGCTGCTTGGCGTCTTTGTGGTCCAGTTGACCGACGCGCAGGGCTACCTCGGATTGATCATCGTCTCGGCGACCAGCTCTGCTTTTTGGTTTGTAAGTGGCATCCCCACGATGCGGCACGGTCGCGCGATCGAGCACCTCTGTGACGATTTTGGGTCACAGGTGCAAGGGATCGAGTCGTTCATCAGCAGTTTGCTAAAGATCGGCTTAGACGAAGAGATGCGATGTTCGATCGAATTAGAAGTCATGGCGATGCACGTTGACAACGAACTTTTGAGCCCAGCGGAAGTAGCCGCCGCGGTAGAAAAATCGATCCCCTACGGGCATGCCGCTGAACCCGAATTGTTTGATACGGTCACTCGCGAATTAAAAAACCGGACCCAAGCAAATCGCAAAGCTTCCCTTTCAGGTTTCATTAATTACCTCAGGGAAAGTGATCGCGATGAGGGAGATTTGAAAGAACGGTTAGAGCAACAAGCGAGGCAACTTAACCAAATCGATCGCCTGGAATGGGAATCGATTCTTGACGACCCACAGGACGTTCGCTTGAACGAGCGTCAAACCGAACGTTTGGTTCAGCTGATGTTAGCTGCCCCCGAAAAGTCACTGTTTCGCACTCCGGGGCACCAGGATGGCATTCATCCTCCGGTAGCGCTGCGGATTCTCTATCTCTGGCAAAATCGAAATAGTACGACCGAGTTGAGCCTGTAGAAACGCAATGGCGTCGCGAAACTCATGCCGAGTTCCGCTCCCTTCCCGGTCGCCCCAAGCCCTTGGCGACATGCACCACGCCAAGGGGTGCTCTTATTCCTAGAGCATTTTTAATTTCCCTGTAACGAACGTCGCCAGACGGCAGACCACGTTTTGGCAAACGTAGCTACGGCTTGAATCCCACGTCATTTTTCAAATGACTCTAAACCAGCAATTCGAACAGCATGCGTTGTTCGTTAATGATTTGGTATTCGATGTGGCTGGCGTTCATCCGTGCGATCAACGCATCGTAGTCTTCCGCCTTGGCGATTTGGATGCCCACCAGCGCCGGACCGGTTTCACGGTTGTGCTTCTTGGTGTACTCGAAGTGAGTGATGTCGTCGGTCGGCCCCAGCACGTTGTTCAAAAAATCGCGTAGCGCACCGGCTCGCTGCGGAAATTTGATCACAAAATAGTGCTGAAGTCCTTCGTACAATAAGGCGCGGTCGCGAATTTCTTCGGTGCGATTAATATCGTTGTTACTGCCGCTGACGATACAGACGACCGTTTTACCTTTGATCTCGGCTTTGATTTGCTCGAGTGCGGCGATCGCCAGCGCACCGGCTGGTTCGACGACCAAGCCTTCATCGTTATAGAGCCGCAGCATCTCGCTACAAACTTTGCCTTCGGGCACGAGCAACATCTTGTGAATCACTTGCTGGGCAATCGCGAAGTTCAGATCGCCAACGCGTTTGACGGCCGCTCCATCAACAAAATTATCAATGCTGTCGAGCGTGACCACCTTGCCCTGTTTCAAGCTTTCATACATGGCCGGCGCCCCCGACGGCTCGACGCCGATCACCTTCGTCGACGGCGAGCATTGGTGAAAATAACTTCCCAATCCCGAGATCAGCCCCCCACCGCCGACTGCGACCAAAACAAAATCGATCGGGTCGGGGTGGTCTTCGAGGATTTCGAGCCCCACGGTCCCTTGACCTGCGATGATCCCGGGATCGTCAAAGGGAGGCACGTAGGTCAGCCCTTCGGAGGTCGCCTTGTGAGCTTCGGCAGCCGCATCATCAAAGGTGTCGCCAACGAGGATGACCTCAACATATGCTTTCCCGAACAAACGAACCTTGTCGACCTTTTGCTTGGGCGTCACCATCGGCATATAAATTCGCCCTTGGATCTGCATTGCATTGCAGGCGTACGCGAAGCCTTGCGCGTGATTGCCTGCGCTCGCACACACCACACCGGCCGCCCGCTGGGCTTCGGTCAATTGCGTCATGCGGTTGTACGCCCCCCGAATCTTGTAGCTGCGTACGTCCTGCAAATCCTCTCGCTTGAGCAACACGTTGGCATCAAAGGCAAGCGACAAACGCGTGCTCGGCAACAACGGCGTCCGGCGAACGATCGCGCGAATCCGCTTTTCGGCCGCGTGAATCGACTGGACGCTCGCGAGCACCGAGGGGTTGTGATCGATCAACGTTTCTAGATCTTCAAGGTTAGTAGGAATGGAGCTCGCCATGGATTGAATTCAATCCTCATGTGACCGAGCAAATGAGAATTGGGAAACGGCGAAGGATTAAGGAAAGACGATCCCCCCAACCCTCATTGGATCATCCTCGAGCCAAATCGGCTAGCGAGCGGGACACCTCCCCCGTCCACTGGGTTCACCCCAGCACGGTCGGGTGCGAGACGTCCGGTGGGGCTCCTTCGTCGCACTTTTTGCACGTTAGCAACATGCCCAATCGTGAATCACGCCCCTCGGCGGTCGTGACCCACAATCGACTGACCAGCGGTGGATCGTGGCGGACATGTTGGTTGTGGCCACAGGCTAATTCTGCCACCCAATGAGATTGGTCGTCGGTGTGGAATCCAGTAATGGGCTGCTGCATCGCAAATGATTGTGATTGTGGTGTTGTGAAGCTCGGCTCCCTCGCGATGAGAAGCTACGATCATCATTGCGTTTTATGAAACGACGTGGCGTCAATCGTCTTTGAGCTGCCTCGCTCGCTTTGGACATAGTGCGGCGAACTCGAGTCGGCCGGACTGGGAGGCATCTCGTCAGTGCCACCAGCATGGAATACCTGGACGTTCATCGAACCGATGAAGCGACTGAGCACAAAACGGCGAATCAGGTCTCGGCCTGCGGGGACCAACATCATGAACCCTACCCCATCGGTCAAAAGTCCAGGCGTCAACAACATCGCGGCCGCGAACACGATCATCAATCCGTCTTGGATTTCACGGCTTGGCATGCGTCCTTCGGACAACGCCGATTGGAAACGAAACCACGCGATGGCGCCTTCTCGTCGAGCCAGATACGAACCGAGAATCCCGGTACCGATGACAATGGCCAAAGCCACCAACACGCTGGTCGCATCGGCCAACGCAAGCATCAAATAGAGCTCGACAATCGGAATCAGAATGAACGCAGCGAGCAGCCGAAAAAACATTGTTTTTATAAACCTGTTATGCGGTATGCGGGGATTTTTTTCGTCAATTGGGCATCGCAAGCGCTTCAATCACTCCGCGACGTCCCTCTTCGCGTCCAACTCCGGTCGACCATCCCCCGCCATTTTGGCACCGAATTGCAATCCCTCGCCCTAGGGTTGCAGGTTCCGTGCCAAGCGGTCACGAGGTCATGAGGTCAATCCCGGTAGATCCAAGGATGCGTGTCCGGGGATGCACGGCTCACCACCCCCACGATATCGTCAATCGGCACTGGACCAAACTCACGACTATCGACCGAAATGGGCACATTGTCACCGACAACAAAACACTCGTTAGCTCCGAGTTGCCGCGGATAGTTCGCTCCGGAATCCCGCTGCCGCAAACGATACTCGACCGACCGCTGGACGATCAACGCTCTCAGCTGAATCCCCTCGACAACATCCCCCGTCCGTGCCGGAATGTCGTGCACTCGAATCGCAATCGGCGTTTGGGCGGTGAGGACGGCAGGGGCGATCGCGTCCAACGGAACCAATCCCGCCGCGTCGACGATTCGGATCGTCCTCGATTCGTTTGCAGCGAGTGTCTGTATTGCCACGCGGATCCCCGCGTCAGTAAAGAAAGCGACTTCGACCCGCGCAGCCGACGCAAGGGTAACGGCAATCGCAAGCTGGTCGACCGGGTCG
This window encodes:
- a CDS encoding TIGR00266 family protein codes for the protein MEFCVKHAPVCSTLEFSLSQDEYVVAQPNSMLTMTAGIVISAHAGRLESPAALSSPAGERAIASSSPSPRGRSSWLGGFKSMLGGESFFTAEFRAKSDEQTVVLAPESYGDIVALDLQPDTGYFLTRGSYLANVGSTNVRVKYGGLKGMMSKKGLFLMHATGHGTVFCHSYGAIVHHRLSANETLLVDNRFMVAFSDTVQYRLVKASDSLKDSLMSGEGLINHYSGPGDIYYQTRGKPSGGFLTTLIDVAF
- a CDS encoding M48 family metalloprotease, translated to MNRQAVPKRDALLGQLRRANQYTAVWVAMRVIAIVGLLAFIRWDQVFFAPIVSVTACLIIVGPFAMELLRTWGQRKKRLEDIKDSTRFGDLDKYKLQTLYRETLQRLKLPDERLPVYVTNDKSLNAGAVRLGRLFGRLNGIYLHRQVLHKLRGDEVQAIMGHELGHYYRFYLADQRFRLLTLLLGALLGVFVVQLTDAQGYLGLIIVSATSSAFWFVSGIPTMRHGRAIEHLCDDFGSQVQGIESFISSLLKIGLDEEMRCSIELEVMAMHVDNELLSPAEVAAAVEKSIPYGHAAEPELFDTVTRELKNRTQANRKASLSGFINYLRESDRDEGDLKERLEQQARQLNQIDRLEWESILDDPQDVRLNERQTERLVQLMLAAPEKSLFRTPGHQDGIHPPVALRILYLWQNRNSTTELSL
- a CDS encoding PSP1 domain-containing protein; amino-acid sequence: MSNAPPETATAKPETPGRLEYVVRCGSMRILGVMAAKQPFRYGDQVVVRTSRGTEIGTVLCEATPAAVDHIEEPTEGSIVRALTADDQNQWKHLESKAREDIAACQTLASKLNLQMDVVDAERILGGERMVVYYLAEQRIDFRQLVRDLASHFQTRIEMRQIGVRDEAKLLADYGDCGQPICCANHLSKMPPVSMRMAKLQKATLDPTKISGRCGRLKCCLRYEFDTYEELAAELPPIGSQILTRDGSAMVLGQDILSQQLAIKTEDGRRIMLSGSDVISITKRGTNEKKPHTKKKKKKK
- a CDS encoding WD40 repeat domain-containing protein, which produces MNKRFVDLVSLTTLLLCLGVSIGHAEDKTDKKADAPEVWVTSIAPLTGDTYVAATADGLLLRDASVKSFTIAAPQTMTDLYTHPAAVWCVDATADGSVVASVDYRGNLVIYDVASKQPTTHEKALERWCQAMQFAPDDKTIVAGNETGKILVWDRGENKVTKSLELDGQAVTAISFSGDGKQIAAADGGGHVHLIEWPELKAAGKIKVSDAPVWSVAYAAGKLMIGSGDRNLYRCEPKADAKPERMTRASDWVTQFVVSKTGKVAAAELGGKLYFPMLNETYDVGSDVTPVKSGVWALCFHDDKTLLVGTRKDGVVAVKESEGWSKPLPPVVDPKPEEEVKPEPTAEEKEKMAATEKAAAEKAAAEKAAAEKMAAEKAAAAKKAAAEKMAAEKAAAEKAAAEKAAAEKAAAEKAAAEKAAAEKAAAEKAAAEKAAAEKAAAEKAAAEEPAKE
- a CDS encoding FxsA family protein, which translates into the protein MFFRLLAAFILIPIVELYLMLALADATSVLVALAIVIGTGILGSYLARREGAIAWFRFQSALSEGRMPSREIQDGLMIVFAAAMLLTPGLLTDGVGFMMLVPAGRDLIRRFVLSRFIGSMNVQVFHAGGTDEMPPSPADSSSPHYVQSERGSSKTIDATSFHKTQ
- the ilvA gene encoding threonine ammonia-lyase, with amino-acid sequence MASSIPTNLEDLETLIDHNPSVLASVQSIHAAEKRIRAIVRRTPLLPSTRLSLAFDANVLLKREDLQDVRSYKIRGAYNRMTQLTEAQRAAGVVCASAGNHAQGFAYACNAMQIQGRIYMPMVTPKQKVDKVRLFGKAYVEVILVGDTFDDAAAEAHKATSEGLTYVPPFDDPGIIAGQGTVGLEILEDHPDPIDFVLVAVGGGGLISGLGSYFHQCSPSTKVIGVEPSGAPAMYESLKQGKVVTLDSIDNFVDGAAVKRVGDLNFAIAQQVIHKMLLVPEGKVCSEMLRLYNDEGLVVEPAGALAIAALEQIKAEIKGKTVVCIVSGSNNDINRTEEIRDRALLYEGLQHYFVIKFPQRAGALRDFLNNVLGPTDDITHFEYTKKHNRETGPALVGIQIAKAEDYDALIARMNASHIEYQIINEQRMLFELLV
- a CDS encoding DUF3565 domain-containing protein encodes the protein MQQPITGFHTDDQSHWVAELACGHNQHVRHDPPLVSRLWVTTAEGRDSRLGMLLTCKKCDEGAPPDVSHPTVLG